The Chryseobacterium nakagawai genome has a segment encoding these proteins:
- a CDS encoding bacteriocin-like protein — MKNSKKLKRATLKTIKGGYIPMGCIEWDGRNRCCRSWELDYCNNPSCPDAPPPFCN, encoded by the coding sequence ATGAAAAATAGCAAAAAACTAAAAAGAGCAACATTAAAAACTATCAAAGGAGGTTATATCCCTATGGGATGTATAGAATGGGATGGAAGAAACAGATGCTGTAGATCGTGGGAACTTGACTACTGCAACAATCCTAGCTGTCCTGATGCACCACCTCCATTTTGTAATTAA
- a CDS encoding oleate hydratase, protein MSTINSKFDNVLNTSDQFGKVNHEPDSSKEVQINTPEKTMPFSDQIGNYQRNKGIPLQSYENSKIYIVGSGIAGMSAAYYFIRDGHVPGKNIIFLDQLAIEGGSLDGAGNPKDGYIIRGGREMDMTYENLWDIFQDIPALELPAPYSVLDEYRLINDNDPNYSKARLIHNQGQIQDFSKFGLEKKDQLAIVKLLLKKKEELDDLSIEDYFSESFLNSNFWFFWRSMFAFENWHSLLELKLYMHRFLHAIDGMKDFSCLVFPKYNQYDTFVTPLKNFLVEKGVQIQFDTLVKDLDVHINTEGKTVEGIITEQNGEEVRIPIGKDDYVIVTTGSMTESTFYGDNNTVPEVTIDNSSAGQSAGWKLWKNLAAKSEVFGKPEKFCSHIEKSSWESATLTCRPSAFTEKLKELCVNDPYSGKTATGGIITITDSNWVMSFTCNRQPHYPTQPDDILVVWVYALLMDKEGNYIKKTMPECTGNEILAELCHHLGMTDQLDNVIENTIVRTAFMPYITSMFMPRAQGDRPRVVPEGCTNLGLVGQFVETNNDVVFTMESSVRTARIAVYNLLNLNKQVPDINPLQYDIRHLLKATQALNDYKPFLGEGILRKILKNTYFEHILVDRPEEKEEHESFFMEQVGKFQDWIKGVKG, encoded by the coding sequence TTATATTGTCGGAAGCGGAATTGCAGGGATGTCTGCAGCATACTATTTCATCCGTGACGGCCATGTTCCGGGTAAAAACATCATTTTCCTGGACCAGCTTGCTATAGAAGGCGGTTCATTAGATGGAGCCGGGAATCCAAAAGATGGTTATATCATCCGTGGAGGACGTGAAATGGATATGACTTATGAAAATCTATGGGATATATTCCAGGATATTCCTGCTTTGGAATTGCCTGCACCTTACAGTGTCCTGGATGAATACCGTCTCATCAATGATAATGACCCCAACTATTCAAAAGCAAGATTAATTCATAACCAGGGACAAATTCAGGATTTCAGCAAATTCGGATTGGAGAAAAAAGATCAATTGGCTATTGTCAAACTTTTATTAAAGAAAAAAGAGGAGCTTGATGATCTCAGCATTGAAGATTATTTCTCAGAATCATTCCTGAACAGTAATTTCTGGTTCTTCTGGCGTTCAATGTTTGCCTTTGAAAACTGGCACAGCTTACTGGAACTGAAGCTGTATATGCACAGATTCCTCCACGCTATTGATGGAATGAAAGACTTTTCATGCCTTGTATTCCCTAAATACAACCAGTATGATACCTTTGTTACCCCTCTGAAGAACTTCCTGGTAGAGAAAGGAGTACAAATCCAGTTCGATACTTTGGTAAAAGATCTTGATGTTCATATTAATACGGAAGGAAAAACAGTAGAAGGCATTATTACTGAACAAAATGGAGAAGAAGTAAGAATACCCATCGGAAAAGATGATTACGTAATTGTAACTACCGGATCTATGACGGAAAGTACTTTCTACGGAGATAACAATACAGTGCCGGAAGTCACCATAGACAACAGCAGTGCCGGACAAAGTGCCGGATGGAAATTATGGAAAAATCTTGCCGCCAAATCTGAGGTCTTCGGGAAACCTGAAAAATTCTGTAGCCATATTGAAAAGTCTTCATGGGAATCTGCAACATTAACGTGCCGTCCTTCTGCATTTACAGAAAAATTAAAAGAATTATGTGTGAATGATCCTTATTCCGGAAAAACAGCTACTGGAGGTATTATTACAATTACAGATTCTAACTGGGTAATGAGTTTTACCTGCAACAGACAGCCACACTACCCGACCCAGCCGGATGATATCCTAGTAGTATGGGTATATGCCTTATTGATGGATAAAGAAGGAAATTACATCAAAAAAACAATGCCAGAATGTACTGGAAATGAAATTCTTGCTGAATTATGCCATCACCTCGGAATGACAGATCAGCTTGATAATGTGATTGAAAATACAATTGTCCGTACTGCATTTATGCCTTATATTACCTCTATGTTTATGCCTAGAGCTCAGGGAGACCGTCCAAGAGTAGTTCCTGAAGGCTGTACTAACTTAGGTTTGGTTGGGCAATTTGTAGAAACTAACAATGATGTTGTGTTCACTATGGAAAGTTCTGTAAGAACAGCCAGAATAGCGGTATATAATCTTCTTAATCTCAACAAGCAGGTTCCAGATATTAACCCGTTACAGTATGATATCCGACATTTATTAAAAGCGACTCAGGCATTAAATGACTATAAACCGTTCTTAGGAGAAGGAATTTTAAGAAAGATCCTGAAAAATACTTACTTTGAGCATATATTGGTTGACCGTCCTGAAGAAAAAGAGGAACATGAATCTTTCTTTATGGAGCAGGTTGGTAAATTCCAGGATTGGATCAAAGGCGTGAAAGGCTAA
- a CDS encoding bacteriocin-like protein, giving the protein MKNLKKLEKRELKIINGGNIPVVPIGCNIWDSRARCCKEWDWEHSGNPTC; this is encoded by the coding sequence ATGAAAAATCTAAAAAAATTAGAAAAAAGAGAATTGAAAATCATTAACGGAGGAAATATCCCGGTTGTACCCATAGGTTGCAATATATGGGACTCCAGAGCCAGATGTTGCAAAGAATGGGATTGGGAACATTCAGGTAATCCAACTTGCTAA
- a CDS encoding bacteriocin-like protein — MKNLRKLNKGELKRINGGRPPLGCNNWNPAAACCRAWAEGYCGGTTCPDSPPPYC; from the coding sequence ATGAAAAATCTAAGAAAATTAAACAAAGGAGAATTAAAGAGAATTAATGGAGGAAGACCTCCACTGGGATGTAATAACTGGAATCCGGCTGCAGCTTGTTGTAGAGCATGGGCAGAAGGCTACTGTGGTGGTACCACTTGTCCGGATTCACCTCCTCCATATTGCTAA
- a CDS encoding bacteriocin-like protein, which translates to MKNLKKLQRAELKIVKGGDIPIGCDTWDAGKRCCREWQTEYCNSPTCPDAPPPFCG; encoded by the coding sequence ATGAAAAATCTAAAAAAACTTCAGAGAGCAGAACTAAAAATCGTTAAAGGAGGAGATATTCCTATTGGCTGTGACACATGGGATGCAGGAAAAAGATGTTGTAGGGAGTGGCAAACAGAATACTGTAACAGTCCTACATGCCCAGATGCACCACCACCATTTTGTGGCTAA
- the fbp gene encoding class 1 fructose-bisphosphatase, which yields MSNQPLQTLGEFLIDKQDDFQYSTGEFSRLLSAIRLASKVVNREVNKAGIVDITGAAGNQNIQGEEQQKLDVIANEIFITALSQREVVCGIASEENDDFIDIKCGENGHLSKYVVLIDPLDGSSNIDVNVSVGTIFSIYRRVTEPGTPVQLEDFLQKGVNQIAAGYVIYGSSTMIVYTTGNGVNGFTLDPSLGTYYLSHPNMTFPKTGKIYSINEGNYIKFPQGVKNYLKYCQMEEGDRPYTSRYIGSLVADFHRNMLKGGIYIYPSYSQAPNGKLRLLYECNPMAFLAEQAGGKATDGFRRILEVEPTELHQRIPFFCGSIDMVEKAEEFMRIDSVK from the coding sequence ATGTCAAATCAACCATTACAGACTTTAGGAGAATTTCTTATCGATAAACAGGACGATTTTCAGTATTCAACAGGTGAATTTTCTCGTCTTCTGAGTGCAATAAGATTGGCTTCTAAAGTGGTTAACAGAGAAGTAAATAAAGCCGGAATTGTAGATATTACAGGAGCTGCAGGAAACCAGAATATTCAAGGGGAAGAACAGCAGAAATTAGATGTCATTGCAAACGAAATTTTTATTACAGCTTTGTCTCAAAGAGAGGTTGTTTGTGGTATTGCTTCTGAGGAAAATGATGATTTCATTGATATTAAATGTGGAGAAAACGGCCATTTAAGTAAATATGTGGTATTGATTGATCCTTTGGATGGGTCTTCAAACATCGATGTGAATGTTTCTGTAGGAACCATTTTCTCAATTTACAGAAGAGTTACCGAACCAGGAACCCCAGTACAGCTTGAAGATTTCTTGCAGAAAGGAGTTAATCAGATCGCAGCAGGATATGTAATCTATGGTTCTTCTACTATGATTGTTTATACAACAGGAAATGGAGTGAACGGATTTACATTAGACCCTTCTTTAGGAACTTACTATTTGTCCCACCCGAACATGACTTTCCCAAAAACAGGTAAGATTTATTCCATTAACGAAGGAAATTATATTAAGTTCCCTCAGGGAGTAAAAAATTACCTTAAATATTGCCAGATGGAAGAAGGTGATCGTCCTTATACTTCCAGATATATTGGTTCCCTGGTTGCTGATTTTCATAGAAATATGCTGAAAGGGGGAATTTATATTTATCCGTCTTATTCTCAGGCTCCCAATGGTAAATTAAGATTATTATACGAGTGTAATCCAATGGCTTTCCTTGCAGAGCAGGCAGGTGGAAAAGCTACAGATGGTTTCAGAAGAATTCTGGAAGTAGAACCTACAGAACTTCACCAGAGAATTCCGTTTTTCTGCGGAAGCATCGACATGGTGGAGAAAGCAGAAGAGTTTATGCGTATTGACAGCGTAAAATAA
- a CDS encoding alpha/beta hydrolase: protein MAVYILSNRKIVRHKGEKVDSFSNDEYSIPNFRIAKCDFDSYKEPTAAAKKKKDYTNRNILNYKLFSEPEKQGYEEVLEVLLNEKGIQSSPLTANNLGGTQRLFYELYKNMSATKDRSDVLIFIHGYLYDFDDELKAILDLKKIFIDNPASPVEHILFVSWPASGSIIPLSYFDDKASSINSGTSLLRLFYFYTQFLKDIFSNRDLIPCNQRIHIMAHSLGNRVLQSMLYSFKRENILRVIDQVILLNADVSYKVFEDSEDSFNKLPLLANRISIYLNRQDLILGVSQFTKNILTPRLGKNGPSDITPYKDIVSIIDCTFVKDDVLSSFKFEVGNHWGYLSSSQVQNDIFQNLYGVDRNLISNRIKNNENIFTIIS, encoded by the coding sequence ATGGCCGTTTACATCTTAAGCAATCGGAAAATCGTCCGTCATAAAGGCGAAAAAGTAGATTCTTTTTCCAATGACGAATATTCAATTCCTAACTTCAGGATTGCAAAATGTGATTTTGACAGTTATAAGGAACCTACAGCTGCGGCCAAAAAGAAAAAAGACTATACCAACAGAAACATTCTGAATTACAAATTGTTCTCTGAACCTGAAAAGCAAGGCTATGAAGAAGTTTTGGAAGTTTTACTGAATGAAAAAGGGATTCAATCCTCTCCCCTTACAGCCAATAATCTTGGCGGAACCCAACGACTGTTCTACGAATTATACAAAAATATGTCTGCCACCAAGGACAGAAGTGATGTTCTAATATTCATCCATGGTTATCTGTATGACTTTGATGATGAGTTAAAGGCTATTCTTGATCTAAAAAAAATATTCATTGACAATCCAGCTTCTCCTGTTGAACATATTTTATTTGTGAGCTGGCCGGCTTCCGGCAGTATTATTCCATTGAGCTATTTTGATGACAAGGCATCAAGCATCAATTCCGGAACATCATTGCTGAGACTGTTTTATTTTTACACCCAATTTTTAAAGGATATTTTTTCCAACCGGGACCTGATCCCATGCAACCAGAGAATTCATATTATGGCTCACTCTTTGGGAAACAGAGTACTTCAAAGTATGCTGTACAGTTTTAAAAGAGAAAATATTCTAAGGGTTATCGATCAGGTAATTTTATTGAATGCTGATGTTTCTTATAAAGTATTTGAAGACTCTGAAGATTCTTTCAATAAATTACCTCTGCTGGCTAACCGGATTTCTATTTATCTGAACAGGCAGGATCTCATCCTGGGAGTCTCCCAGTTTACCAAGAATATTCTTACTCCAAGACTTGGTAAAAACGGACCGAGTGATATTACGCCTTATAAAGATATCGTTTCTATCATCGATTGTACTTTCGTGAAAGATGATGTATTAAGCAGCTTTAAATTTGAAGTCGGAAACCATTGGGGATACCTTTCCAGTTCACAGGTACAGAATGATATTTTTCAAAATTTATATGGAGTAGATAGGAATCTTATTAGCAATAGAATTAAAAATAACGAAAATATTTTCACAATTATTTCTTAA
- a CDS encoding aspartate kinase, translated as MKIFKFGGASVKDADSVKNVSMVLQSQGFAKCLLVISAMGKTTNELEKVVELYFKKDNYQTEIEKIKRKHIEIADGLFPENHAVFAEINLFFDDIDSFLRRNKSPNYNFVYDQVVSCGEMISTKIVSEYLNEIQFTNQWLDARDYVKTDNSYREGTVDWAKTEEFISNLNPEICYVTQGFIGSDDNNFTVTLGREGSDYSAAIFAYCLNADAMTIWKDVPGVMTGDPRKFDDVSLLSNISYEEAIEMAYYGASVIHPKTLQPLQQKDIPFYVKSFVDPTKEGTKVGASDKNQQEESYILKENQDLLKISTRDFSFIAEDHMSLIFGYLSKYKIKVSLMQNSAISLALCLEDKFNHLEELNEELQKIFKTKAIKNVSLFTVRNAKMDHIDRFYHEKNVLLEQISKNTLQMVTQ; from the coding sequence ATGAAAATTTTCAAGTTTGGTGGCGCGTCTGTGAAAGACGCCGACAGTGTGAAAAATGTGTCCATGGTTCTACAAAGCCAGGGATTTGCTAAATGTTTGCTGGTAATTTCAGCGATGGGCAAAACGACCAATGAGTTGGAAAAAGTTGTAGAACTTTATTTCAAGAAAGATAACTATCAAACTGAGATTGAAAAGATAAAACGAAAACACATCGAGATTGCGGACGGTCTGTTTCCTGAAAATCATGCGGTTTTTGCTGAAATCAATCTCTTTTTTGACGATATTGATTCTTTCTTAAGAAGAAATAAATCACCTAATTATAACTTCGTGTATGATCAGGTAGTAAGCTGCGGAGAAATGATTTCCACCAAAATCGTAAGTGAATATCTGAATGAGATTCAATTTACCAATCAATGGCTGGATGCAAGAGACTATGTTAAAACTGACAATTCCTACAGAGAAGGAACTGTAGACTGGGCAAAAACAGAAGAGTTTATTTCCAATTTAAATCCTGAGATCTGTTATGTAACACAAGGTTTTATTGGCTCTGATGACAATAACTTTACTGTAACATTAGGAAGAGAAGGTTCTGACTACTCTGCTGCTATTTTTGCGTACTGCTTAAATGCTGATGCCATGACGATCTGGAAGGATGTACCGGGAGTGATGACCGGAGATCCAAGAAAATTTGATGATGTTTCTCTGCTTTCCAATATCTCTTATGAAGAAGCTATTGAAATGGCTTATTATGGAGCAAGTGTAATTCACCCGAAGACGTTACAGCCATTACAACAAAAAGATATTCCTTTTTATGTAAAATCTTTCGTAGATCCTACTAAAGAAGGAACTAAAGTAGGTGCTTCGGACAAGAATCAGCAAGAGGAATCTTATATTCTTAAAGAGAATCAGGATCTTTTAAAAATCTCTACCAGAGACTTTTCTTTCATTGCCGAAGACCACATGAGCTTGATATTCGGATACTTATCCAAATATAAAATTAAAGTTTCCCTAATGCAGAATTCTGCCATATCCCTGGCATTATGTCTGGAAGATAAATTTAATCACCTTGAAGAACTTAACGAAGAGCTTCAAAAAATTTTTAAAACCAAAGCAATTAAAAATGTATCTTTATTCACAGTAAGAAATGCGAAGATGGATCACATTGATAGATTTTACCACGAAAAAAATGTATTATTGGAACAAATTTCCAAGAATACACTTCAAATGGTAACACAATAA
- a CDS encoding o-succinylbenzoate synthase — translation MKASYFKYVLEFKRPSGTSRGVLLDKETFILEISEDGKKGIGECAVFRGLSFDDKPDYEEKLIWLCENIDLNPDFLKEELKDFPSIWFGYEQAVQNLKLGENLYFPSEFTEGKSAITINGLIWMGDVGYMEEQIQDKLEKGFHCIKLKIGVDWKSEHIILQELRRKFSKEQLELRVDANGGFSIDEAGIVLQQLADLHIHSIEQPIKAGNWKGMAELCAQTPTPIALDEELIGITDLEEKKKLLETIKPQYIILKPALVGGFAGSDEWISLAEEQNIGWWITSALESNIGLNAIAQYTFTKKSPMPQGLGTGALFTNNFESNLELRNELLWFKK, via the coding sequence ATGAAAGCATCCTATTTTAAATATGTATTAGAATTCAAACGCCCGAGTGGAACATCTCGTGGCGTTTTGCTTGATAAGGAGACCTTTATCCTTGAAATTTCAGAAGATGGAAAGAAAGGAATAGGAGAGTGTGCAGTCTTCAGAGGGCTGAGCTTTGATGATAAGCCGGACTATGAAGAAAAGTTAATATGGCTTTGTGAAAATATTGACCTAAATCCGGATTTCTTAAAAGAAGAATTAAAAGACTTTCCATCTATTTGGTTCGGATATGAACAGGCTGTTCAGAATCTAAAGTTGGGTGAAAATCTTTATTTTCCAAGTGAGTTTACAGAAGGAAAATCTGCTATTACCATCAATGGGTTGATCTGGATGGGTGATGTTGGATATATGGAAGAACAGATCCAGGATAAACTCGAAAAAGGATTTCATTGCATTAAATTAAAAATTGGTGTCGATTGGAAATCTGAACATATTATTCTTCAGGAATTAAGAAGGAAATTTTCAAAAGAGCAGCTGGAGCTCCGGGTAGATGCTAATGGTGGCTTCAGTATAGATGAAGCTGGTATAGTTCTGCAACAATTGGCAGATTTACATATTCATTCTATTGAACAGCCTATTAAAGCCGGAAATTGGAAGGGTATGGCAGAATTGTGTGCTCAGACGCCTACTCCTATTGCTCTGGATGAGGAATTGATTGGAATTACAGACTTGGAAGAGAAGAAAAAGCTTTTAGAAACCATAAAGCCGCAGTATATTATTTTGAAACCTGCGCTAGTAGGAGGTTTTGCTGGTTCCGATGAATGGATTTCCCTGGCAGAGGAGCAGAATATTGGGTGGTGGATTACTTCAGCATTGGAAAGTAATATCGGCTTAAATGCCATTGCACAATATACCTTCACAAAAAAAAGCCCAATGCCACAAGGTTTAGGCACCGGAGCTTTATTTACAAATAATTTCGAATCCAATCTGGAGCTTAGAAATGAGCTGTTGTGGTTCAAAAAATAA
- a CDS encoding bacteriocin-like protein has protein sequence MKNLRKLQKGELKTIQGGNIPVAPIGCNLWDERARCCKEWDWGYSDKPTCP, from the coding sequence ATGAAAAATCTAAGAAAACTACAAAAAGGAGAACTAAAAACTATCCAAGGAGGAAATATTCCAGTAGCACCCATAGGCTGCAACCTCTGGGATGAGAGAGCCAGATGTTGCAAAGAATGGGATTGGGGATATTCGGATAAACCAACTTGCCCTTAA
- a CDS encoding glutamine--tRNA ligase/YqeY domain fusion protein codes for MEEEKKSLNFIEQIIEDDLANGLNKDQIRFRFPPEPNGYLHVGHTKAICINFGLGEKYNAPVNLRFDDTNPEKEEQEFVDSIMKDVEWLGFKWDKVLYASDYFQQLYDWAVQLIKDGKAYVDEQPSEVITEQRKNPSEPGIESPYRNRPVEESLDLFERMKNGEFESGSMSLRAKIDMVSPNMNMRDPVMYRILNKPHHRTGTAWKIYPMYDWAHGESDYIEQISHSLCSLEFENHRPLYNWYLDQVYEEGKVKNKQREFARMNVSYMITSKRKLQRLVAEGVVTGWDDPRMPTISGMRRKGFTPTSIRNFIDKVGVAKRENLIEIQLLDFCVREDLNKVAKRVMTVVDPVKLVIENYPEDKEEWVETENNPEQENAGTREIPFSRELYIEREDFKEEANNKFFRLKLGGEVRLKSAYIIKAERVEKDENGEITTIYATYDEKSKSGSGTEESLRKVKGTLHWVSAKHAIPVEIRIYNQLFTVEQPDAEKDVDFLNFINPESVATIQGFAEPSLKDVAVGEPLQFQRIGYFTKDQDSTDDALVFNRTVTLKDSFKP; via the coding sequence ATGGAAGAAGAAAAAAAATCACTCAATTTTATTGAGCAAATTATTGAAGATGATCTGGCAAACGGTTTGAACAAGGATCAGATCCGTTTCCGTTTTCCACCTGAACCTAATGGTTACCTGCATGTAGGGCACACAAAAGCCATCTGCATCAACTTTGGGCTGGGTGAAAAATACAATGCTCCCGTAAACCTTCGTTTCGACGATACGAATCCTGAAAAAGAAGAACAGGAATTCGTAGATTCTATCATGAAAGATGTTGAATGGCTAGGTTTCAAATGGGATAAAGTTTTGTACGCATCCGATTACTTCCAGCAGCTTTACGATTGGGCAGTACAATTAATTAAAGATGGAAAAGCTTATGTAGATGAGCAACCCTCTGAAGTGATTACCGAGCAAAGAAAAAACCCTTCAGAACCAGGAATTGAATCTCCATATAGAAACCGTCCTGTTGAAGAGTCTTTAGATTTATTCGAAAGAATGAAAAACGGAGAATTCGAAAGCGGTTCAATGTCTCTTCGTGCAAAAATCGACATGGTTTCACCAAACATGAATATGCGTGACCCTGTTATGTATAGAATTTTAAATAAGCCTCACCATAGAACGGGTACGGCTTGGAAAATCTATCCAATGTACGATTGGGCTCATGGTGAATCCGATTATATAGAACAAATTTCGCATTCGCTTTGTTCTTTGGAGTTTGAAAATCACAGACCGTTGTACAACTGGTATTTGGATCAGGTTTATGAAGAAGGTAAGGTTAAGAACAAGCAAAGAGAATTTGCAAGAATGAATGTATCTTACATGATTACTTCTAAAAGAAAACTACAAAGATTAGTAGCTGAAGGAGTAGTGACAGGATGGGATGATCCAAGAATGCCTACCATTTCAGGAATGAGAAGAAAAGGTTTCACACCCACTTCTATCAGAAATTTTATTGATAAAGTAGGGGTGGCAAAAAGAGAAAATCTGATCGAGATCCAATTGCTTGATTTCTGTGTACGTGAAGACCTGAATAAGGTGGCTAAACGTGTAATGACCGTAGTAGATCCGGTAAAATTAGTGATCGAAAACTATCCTGAAGATAAAGAAGAATGGGTGGAAACTGAAAATAATCCTGAACAGGAGAATGCAGGAACCAGAGAAATTCCTTTCTCTAGAGAACTGTATATCGAACGTGAAGACTTCAAAGAAGAAGCTAATAATAAATTCTTCAGACTGAAATTAGGGGGTGAAGTTCGTTTAAAATCAGCATACATTATCAAAGCTGAAAGAGTAGAAAAAGATGAAAATGGAGAAATCACAACCATCTATGCTACTTATGATGAGAAGAGTAAGTCCGGAAGCGGAACAGAAGAAAGCTTAAGAAAAGTAAAAGGAACACTTCACTGGGTGTCGGCTAAACATGCAATCCCTGTAGAAATAAGAATTTACAACCAATTGTTTACCGTAGAACAGCCTGATGCTGAAAAAGATGTAGACTTCTTAAACTTTATCAACCCCGAATCTGTAGCTACGATTCAAGGTTTTGCTGAACCAAGCCTGAAAGATGTAGCTGTGGGTGAACCACTTCAGTTCCAGAGAATCGGATACTTTACAAAAGATCAGGATTCTACGGATGATGCATTGGTATTCAACCGTACAGTAACATTAAAAGATTCTTTTAAGCCTTAA